CGCCGCCatgattgttgttatagttgctgCCACTGCCGCAATGGTAGCCTCCATTGTTCCCCTGGTTAGGGtagccgccaccaccgccgcgGTAGTTGCCATGACCACCGCTGCTGCCAGAGTTGGTGAAGTTGCTGCCACCATCGCCGCTTTCACCCCCTTTGGAGAAGCCTCCGCGGTTTCCTTTGAAGGAACCGTTGCACCCCCGATAGGCAGTGTTGGCAGATGTTTTGAAAGCACCCGAACCAGATCCGTGGAACATCTCTATTCTCTAATCAAAGTTCGACACCATGCCGAACAGATCATCAACAGAAAGAAGTTCAGTGCGGACATCTAGTGCGGTTTTGAGTGGTTGATAGTCCATATCGAGGCCAACAACGAGAAAGGAGACTAGCTCCTCCTCGGGAATAGGTTTGCCAGCCATGGCTAGCTCATCGGTGAGTGCACGCATGTGGCCAAAGTAGGTGACAACTGTTTGGGAGCCCTTTTGGGCGTTGGATAGGGCGGTGCGACAGTTGTTGACGTGTGATCTGGACTGAGCTGCGAACATGTTCGCCAGGGCGGACCAAATGGCATGGGATTTATCAAGAGAGGCAACTTGCACCAGAACCTCCTTTGAGAGATTGTGGAGCAGATAGGCAATGAGTTATTGGTCTTGGATCAACCATGGAGCATAGGCTGAATTGGATATGATTTGgttttttccttttgtgtttttggtgatgatggtggctgGTGGTTCTACTACAAACTTGTCCATGTATCCGAAGAGATCCGCCCCTATGATCTGGGATCGGTTTTGTGCTTGCCACATAACATAGATCGTGCGAGTAAGGGGTtttgagatggtgttgttgaggcCAGCAGCGGAGGTAGTTTGGTTGGGCGAGGCCATGGCTAGGAAAGGTTTTGGGAGGAAGATGACGGTTGAGGATGTAGGCTAGATGAGAGGAAAGAGGGAGATTGTGTTACCATGTTAGGTTTCATAGAAGCGTCTCAACTTCCATACACGGAAGCCCGTATTGATTTATATTGATAGGGCGAGACCAGCTCTTGCAGAGGCATACATTATTCGGTTGTAACAACCATAGAGAGATACATGGAGACAAGAGGATACAAATAAAGAGATAAAGCAAACAATAAGATCCTTCTAACTACCTACGCGTGGTGGCCAAGGTTGTTTTGTAACGTGATGTTTAACATGCAACACACATAAGCGTAAAAATGTCGTACACAACAATGTTTAAAAGTGCAACACATATTCTAGAGAAACTAGCACACTCGCTAGTGTAACATGTGCAATACATAAGCTTCGTTTCGATGTTGACACCGAGGGGCATGGAATTCAATTGCTTCCAATACCAAGTGAACGAAAACTCACCTAGCTAAGTATTAGCTCAGAATCCTGGGCATCAAGAAATCGCACCGTCCCTCGTCGCACCCATAGGCGACAGGGAGGGCTCCCCCGTCGCACTCGTCGGTCCCCTCTCCCCGCACCCCTCCCTCGTTGTCGCCAGAAGGCATTGTTGGGCAACGCCTGGCTCGCGTCGGCGTCGGCGGGGCCTTAATTCCTCCTCGCTCGGGGGTGCTGCGGCAAGGCGACATCCTCGCGCTAGGGACGTGCCAGCATGGGGCGCGACAAGGACGATGACACTCAGTGCCCCTGCGGCGGCGGAGCGCGGGTAGGTGGCGGCTTGGAGTGCCTCGTGGTGGAGGGGTGTGCCTCCACCGCTACCGATCTGGATCGGGATCTGGCAACCGATCTGGATCAAGGGAGCTGCACACGACGCGGGCAACAGTCAGGTCGGCGCCCCTGCTGTGCGGCGGCTGGAGTCTCCATGCCCGGCGGTGTGGCGACTGCATGCACATGGATGGCTTCATTAGCCGTGGATCCGGCGTCCTGTCCAGATCCGTCTCGGCTTGGCCTTGGCCGACCGGTGGCGCGAGGAGGACCAGTGAGGGGCGGTTGGAGGCTCCCTGCGAGCATGCCGACAGCGGCACTCGACTCCGCGGTGAGGCTCCGTTCGGTTCCACCCAACTGCGAGTTCGGGGTGACATGACTTCCGATGAAAATCGCGCCGACTTCGGTCATGGCGGACAATGGTGCCTCTAGGACGTCGTTGTCTTGTCGAGGCGTCGTTGTTGCAAGTCGTGGTACCACACTCGGATGAtcctccgggggaaaccctagatctggaTTTACCAGATCAGACGATTGTGGAACCTTCAATGCCGTTGaccctcctcgggcatcgttttggagcaaATGCTAGTTGGACGGGACAAGCAAAGGAGCGGTGTCGCATTCACCGCGAGGCCGACAACGGATCCCGGTGGCATGGCGCTGCGGAGGTTCGGTGACGGGCGCGTGTGGACGGATATGTGTAGGATGGTGGAGTTGTTCGGCGTCATGGTGACGTCGATGATGGGCCAGGCAAGGTCGATGCGTGAGTTCCTGTTGTGGGGATGGACCGGCGGAAGATGGAGGTGGCAGCCTCTGAGAGTGCGCCAGACTGGATGGACCGAGTCCCAGTGTGTGGTTGGGCTCGGGCATCCGGATGTCAGGTTTTGGTGCGATATCCGTTTGGTATTTAGCCCGGATATTCGGCACGCCTTCATCAGGGAAATAGGAGTAGCAACAAGTGTTGTCTAGATGGTAACTTCATGCTgactgatgtattactttgtatgGTCTTTGTGAATGATGATTAATAAAATAACTGCATGCACCGTCCAGATGCAGAGGTCGGGGtttatttttttctaaaaaataaaaaaaagtgacACATGCTATTATTGATAATTGAAATCATCTACAGCATGTGAATACATTTGAAGTCAGCGTCGTTCGCACGTGGATGAATGATAACGATGACACCGATGAATGGCAACCTCAATGGTGGTTTTTCTTCTCGACAACATGTGTGGGTAGCTCACGTGGACATGTGTGACCTGATTTTGCGGGTTTGTGACGGTTTTCATATGAATAGCTTCTGTTTCGAGAAAAAAAAAATGTTTCCGCGAGGAGGAATTCCTTGTGGGCTGTGGCTGTAGTGGAGCACCCACACTGACTGATCCGTGCGGTGTCGTGCCACCTCTGGCGCTGCAATCCAATAAACGCCGGCCATACCATGTTCCGTGGTCGGCGGGCAACCGGCGCTCCTCCGACCGACCGGACGCCACCGTCCTCCGATCCGACGGACGCCGCGTGATCTCTAACCAGCGCCGCGGACGCCGATCTCACATGGCGCGCACACACCAGTAGTCTAGCTACGCTACCGGACGAGGCACCTTATCTATCGTCTGACTCCACTACCGGGTTCTACGCTAGCGCCCGTAGAACCTTTTCCCACTCCAGCGCCATGGCCATGAGCgcggccgccaccgccgccacgcTCCTCCCGAGGTCCAGCACCGGCACGCACCGCGTCGCCTCCTCCTACCCCTCCTCGTCGGCAGCTCACGGGAGGAGCCGCCTCCTCCCCGTCAGGTACGGAAGCCATCCCCAGCCTCACGCTCCGCAGCTCTCCACTTAGTCGGTCGTGTGTCCTGCCCACCAGGCGTTCGATCGATTGCCCCTGCACCGTGTGCCCTGTCAAGCCCCGTCAAATTATAGCTACTTGTTTGAAGTGACTGCCAATTTAACTTTGTGGCTGCCCACGATGAGTAGGCAGCTTAACTCTACTCATTCATCCTTCTTTACTTAGTACAGTgcattaattgataatgcttggtgGTCTATCAGCTCTCTGTTGGTCGACCCATTAATTGATGATAAGATAATACTAGTGATGGTGGTTTCCTTTGTGTGAAACGTAATAGTGCCAGCGCCTGTCAAATTACCGGGTTTGGTTTTTGCAGAGTACAATCTGTGCCTAGCCCTTACTGTTGGTGTTTATACAGATGTCAATCGCCCGGTGTCGACAAAACCACCAAGCCTAAGAGGAACTTGTTCGACAATGCCAGCAACCTTCTCACCAATTTGCTCGCTGGCGGCAACCTCAAGAATATgccggttgccgaaggtgctgtcacTGATCTGTTCGACCGGCCCCTTTTCTattcgctctatgattggttcctCGAGGTGCTTATCCCGATCTGTCTCGTGTTGCTTACTGTTTTTATTGCAGTGCTTGGTTCTGCTTACTGGAAGCATGTATTAGTTGTACTCTGCGATAGTAGATACATGTGACATGTGTACATGATATTTGAGTGAATACTTACATGATATAATTCCACGAATTTGCTACTCTTGACCAGATGATCACCTGCATGATAAGGTATTAAGGTTGCCATTTTCTAACTTCATGTCAAACCATATTTATTTGAATCATGTTCAAGTCTCCTTATATGCAATGTACATCGCTAATCATACCCTCAGAAAACCTTCTATTCGTTGACGTCTCAACTTCAGCTTGAAAAATCACCTAACATCATTTAAGAGGGCCTTCATCAACATTAAAACGAACTTCTTGATTTGGTATATTTGTATGCACCATGCAAGTCATATGACATGTGGCCTCTCACAGCCCTGTACAGAAATGCTGCACTTGCATATAAATGTGAAAAATCATGCCTTTATGAGCTGCATGCCGACATAAAAAGAAAAGCGGCAGTAGCAGGAGCCGAAGTTAAAGAAAGCGCTATACATTAATTGTGTGTTTTGCCAGTGCCTTGTGTTATTCTGACCAAACTGCACACTTAAGTGCAATTATGCGCACATTAAGCGCTAGACATTTTGCTATCGCCTAGAGCCTAGGCGCTCCTTTTTGAACTATGGCAGGAGCATAACAAGGTGAATACTAATAGTTTATGTGTGGTCTTTTTGATCGAGTTCTGCTGCTGTCATATGATAGAATTTTCATTTGATTGTAACTTCCTTATTGTTAGGTTCATAATCAAGATCGAGTTCTGCTGCTGTCATATGATAGAATTTTCATTTGATTGTAACTTCCTTATTGTTAGGTTCATAATCAAGCAACCATGAGGACAACTCATGCTATGCTAACATATCCTGTTATCCTTGCAGCACGGTTCTGTCTATAAACTTGCTTTTGGACCCAAATCATTTGTTGTCGTCTCTGATCCAATTGTTGCTAGATACATCCTGCGAGAAAATGCTTTCTGTTATGATAAGGTATGTTTTCTTATACATACTGTGTGAACGTATGTAAATGAATACACAGATCATCGGAAACTGTAGATAAGCTCGAACTATAACGGTTGGCAACTTATTTGTAGCATATGTTGTTTTCCCGTGCTGAACTGTGCATATAACAGTATTAAATACATGTAAGGGCTGGATTAATTTAGTACCTTTCTTTCTTACATACTTTTCTACTTGAAATCAGGGAGTTCTCGCTGAAATTCTAGAACCAATAATGGGGAAGGGTCTTATACCTGCTGACCTTGATACCTGGAAGCAAAGGAGAAAAGGTTAGAAGGTCGGATTTTGAATCATATTTGCGTACTTCTAAGGCTTCCTTGAGTGCATTTACACTTCATGTTTCTGTACACCTGTATAAGTTCCTGTTAGTCAATAGAAGAAGCAGATTGACTGTTGTCCATTGATATGAATCCATTATCCTGCTCATGTTTTTTTCAACCTAACAATCAAAGGTTAACTTAAATTTTAAAAATAGAGGTTACCTGTGTATGCTTTATGATAGTAGCTCCAGTCCTGCTAATTGGACCTAGTGCTTTTTTTGGACTGTTGAGCCAACTAGCATGATATTTTTAGATACAATCGTAAAATGGTAGTTACCTTATGGCACAACTTCTCAACATAATCAAACTATTGCAGAGCCTACGTGAACCTCGTGTTTGCATTCACAGAACATTTTGTCAGTGGCGCTGCCAAGAAAACAATCATGTTATGTCAATTTAAACTTGTGATATCAAATACATGTGTCTTTCAAACTTTTATACTAGCTTTTGCATAATTCTTACTTGTATCTAAGGGTTTTGCCAAAATCTTGTGTGGTCAGTTGACCACACAAGCTTGACCGTGGCTTCACCACTGCATTTTGTAATGGTGCACCTTATCCATTATGTGTGTTCTGCAGTTATAACTCCTGGGTTCCATGCCTTATTCATAGAAGCTATGGTAAGAGTATTTACCAAATGTTCCGAGAGAACCATATTGAAACTTGAAGCACTTATTGAGAAGGGAGACCATGGTGACAAATCTACCATAGTGAACCTTGAAGAGGAATTCTCCAATTTGGCTCTCGACATAATTGGATTGGGAgtgttcaattttgattttgaCTCTGTTAATAAGGAATCTCCTGTAATCAAGGTTGGTGTAATATCACATACGTAGTTATATTATCTGATGATAATTTTCATGACAAGTGCATCTGTTCTGCTTTTTAAAATTGAGTAAAAGTACAGAAGAATACCCATCTTGCATGTTTAGGATTAATAGACATGACTAATGCTCTTCTGCTAATTTTGTCGGCCCTTCTTTGGGTGGGTTTCTATGTCTATTGTGCAGGCAGTATATGGTACTCTTTTTGAAGCTGAGCATCGATCCACCTTTTACATCCCTTACTGGAATCTTCCTTTAACTCAATGGATAGTACCAAGACAGCGGAAGTTCCGCAGTGACCTCAAGATTATCAATGATTGCCTTGATGATCTTAttaaaaatgcaaaagaaacgagACAGGTTTGTGCTAACAGAAAATTTAGTCATACATGGTGCCTTTTTCTGGAAATTGTAGTAAATCAACATTGCTTTTTATAGGAAGCTGATGTGGAAAAACTCCAGCAGAGAGACTACTCATCGTTGAAGGTTGGCCCCTATTACTCCTGATTTTGTTGGGTCATGCTTGTCTTATTAGGTTGCTTTTAAAACATCTATGGTAGTTTGGCAGTTTGTAATGTTACCATTATATTTGTAGGATGCCAGCTTGCTGAGGTTCCTTGTTGACATGCGGGGAGCTGATGTTGACGACCGCCAGGTAAATCGCCCATGTAATGTTTAGTTTGGTATAAGAATGGAACATCTATAACTTGTATCTTGTTCCATTTATTTCTTCCAGCACAGGGAGTTTCCAATGTTTTAATACCCTTTGAAGTTTTACTTTGTATTTCTACTTAAGTCAGGCAAATAAATTGACAAATTTCTTGGTTTGTGATAGCTTCGAGATGATCTTATGACAATGCTTATCGCCGGACATGAAACAACTGCAGCTGTTCTGACATGGTCTATTTTTCTActggcccaggtacacattttAACTGACATGGACAGATAATTAACTTTAAATTATGAATATCATATAATATACAAGTATGTTGATACAGAATCCCACGAAGATGAGAAAAGCCCAGGCAGAGATTGATTCTGTACTGATGGATGGGGCAATCACTGCAGAAAAGCTCAAGAAATTGGAGTATGTTACTTATGTTACCATTTCTTGTAAATTGAACTATGTTTTATTCTTCTATTCACTACTTATTTTCAGGTGTTAATTTTAAAAATCATCATATATTTTGCatattatatgcttgcaaaatcAGTAGCGCTTTCTTACCATGTGTTAGTAAGAGTTTACCATGTGTTAGTAAGAGTTTACTGTATTAATGCGCCATAAATGTTTCTAAATTTTACATACTGCATTCATGATGTGCTCTAGGTACATAAGATTAATCATTGTTGAAGCTCTTCGCTTGtatcctcaaccaccactgttaatCAGGCGTTCTCTCCGGCCTGATAAATTGCCAGGTTCCATCTTCTCTTTAATACACACAGCTTTCTCCCAACAATCAGAAAAACATGTGCCAGGTATCGAAGGGCATGAGATGTGATACCGACTCGTGTTATGAAAATTAATGCACACAAATTCATAGGTGGGTACAATGGAGCGAAAGAGGGATACGAAATACCAGCAGGAACCGAtatatttctttcggtaagatggGAATTGGTAGATTTAAGCTGGTTCTTTCTTTCAGATATTCATAGTTTTGGTACCAATATAAGTTTCTTTCATGATAAATTTGCTATAGGTTGACTGGTCTGTGGAACATAGACGACTCttaactttattctgctatccttgAGAAGCTTGTCTTATGTGAAAATGCTGGCACTGCAGATATACAATCTCCATAGATCCCCATACTTTTGGGATAGGCCAAATGAGTTTGAACCAGAGAGGTTTACAGTTCCAAAGAAGGATGAGAACATAGAAGGGTGGGCTGGGTTTGATCCTGACCGGAGTCCTGGCGCGATGTATCCCAACGAGGTAACTGGTCTCATCATTCTATCCTACCGATAGACCTCTTTCTTTCTTGAAAAAATTAAAACTTTATCAAACTTCATTTGCCAGATTATAGCAGACTTTGCTTTCCTCCCCTTCGGCGGAGGACCACGCAAATGCGTGGGAGACCAATTCGCGCTCCTCGAGTCAACAGTGGCCTTGGCCCTGCTATTGCAAAAGTTTGACGTGGAGCTGCGAGGCTCGCCCGATGAAGTAGAGATGGTGACAGGCGCGACGATTCACACAAAGAACGGTTTGTGGTGCAGGCTGAGGAAAAGGACTTGATCAGCGGGCATAATTTTGCACCAAAAGGCTTTGCTTATTGTTGACTTCTCGCGTCGTCTGCATGCTTTAGCTGGGTATAAAGCAGGTTCATGTACATGGTTACATCTCTTCGGAGCTTTAGGGGCATCAATTCTGTGCACAACCATCATCTGAAACATATGGCTGCAAATACTAGGTgctgcgtgcatgcatgcatctaaACAGAATTACAGTAGTACACTCCATGCCAGATTGACCAGATTATTGTGATGGAGATGCCTCACCAGGTGTCCGGTTTCTTGTGAACCCAGATCACCTGATCTGTGCAGTGGCGACGTGCGATTGGATGCCTCTTGTCATGGAAGCAGAGTTAGGTTTCAGTCATCGCTATTGTGCCGTGTTGCGGTGGGATGCATGCTGTGCAGGAAACAAGAAGCCCACAGAATTAAATTCAAAACAAAATCGATGCAGATAGCGATTGGGGCAAGTAAGCTACTCCTACTTCTTTTCATCTGTTGATGCCTTGATGTTTTGTACTATTCTGCATTTTGTTATCATTATTATATATATGATATTCCATATATGTGTGTGGTTCTTGTGATGGTGAAAACCCTCTGTGGTTGGGGTGGAATTTTGCTGGGGTATTTTTAGTTGGAAATTTTGCTGTTGATGTTGCATTAATTTGAGCCGAGACAGCACGTTTCAGCGACCTTTTGCGGTCAGCGAATTCGCTGTCTCACGAGCTGTATACATGGTAAACAGATCTTCTCAGACAACGAAAGCCTAGTCACTACCTCTGTTCTTGCTTCTTTTCTTGAATCACCTTCAGTCGACTTGCCATGATTGCCACTCTAGGTCTGAAAAAACATCAAGGCCACGTCTTTTTATATGTATGGAATTATATTTCGTGATGAATGTAGCAGCAGCGAAGATGGTAAAGATTCAGAaccatatatataaaaaataaaattcttTTCTAGTCTGTGATTTCCAGATGTTGCAGATTTCAGCTTGAGTGTTAATTTGGGTTCTGTAAACTTGGTTTCTGTAAAACATAAGTCAGGTGGCTTTTCAACCTCAGCGTGACGTCTGTCTACGGTGTTGCTCGCAGATGATGGGATGCTTGCACCCTAAGTCTGTACGTAAACATGTACAGTccattatttttgaaaaattccaaacatgcaaatcaaaaggaAAATGTTCCTCCTTTGCCGGCTGCCTGGTTAAGAGGATGCCTTGGACCCCATTCAGAAAAAAGTCCAGAGACGTGCTTAGACCCGTCGATCAACGCACATGTACGAATGGAATTGTTGAAAATGCTGCACGCCATGCCGCACAACAAGTGCGACTTGAAACTTCAACGGGACCCGATCGTAGGGCGCGTAGCCTTTCAACGTGTACGCTTAGCATCCACCTTGCTCTTTACTTACTTAACTTGGATGCTCTAGCCCGACCACACTGAGTACGTAGAGACTGAAGAAGTTGGGGGCAGTTAAGAGTTAAGTTAGCGAGGCAGTGAGCCATCTTGACCGGTTCCTTGCCTCCTTCCTCCCCGCCAATCAAGGGTTGAAAGGTCAACCAAGTTCCTGGTGGAGGGCCCCGCCGCACCACCAAATCCTGACCTAACCGGACCCTTATCCTTTCGCCATCCTTTGGATTTTTCTTGTGTTTGTCCTAAACCCACATGTGGTAAAACGGTAATGCGACCGACGGGTCGTTCTCTCCGAGGAACCGGACAGGCGGGCGCGAGATGGTGCGGTTTTCACGCGAGCTCGACAGCTCTTTTGTGTTAGTGGGATGTATGCTGGGATATATATGATCGCGAAACCAAGATCATACAAACTGTTTGAAGTAAAAAGTAAAGAAACGAAAGAGATGAATGAAAGATGAATCATTAGTCTTTATTGatgactagcaaaagggcccgtgcgttgcaacgggagaaaaaaataccacacgcttttaaattttttataattattttgatttattaaaataataagctaactaactaatgtagtcagtcatatcctattttgttgagaaatcaacccgttcattgttaattccaccatgatgagaaattgagggggacaagcaaagcaaaaacaaagaggctacgtgaattgatcaatggattgttatcttatttcactcatgtgatagagaatgtgggatcagatgacaaattgaaggtggtgttccattctctgtctctacaacaatacaatcttacatttaaTACATTCAttaatcagcaaacaaatccccacaaaacaaaatttcttgacgGTGTTTGGCACACGGTTAGAGGCATGGGGAGggaatctcaccagatgatgagttcctgccggaggaggggatacgatgaggggagcaagggttaggcgtctctatctggccataaggagtcgccgttgccgcgccataaccttggagttccccgtgtgagtcatggaggcccgcctccacctgcaagtacttcgctccaccgcgccttatccgcgcgccgtcgccgttctgcatcgagcagacgcatcatctcagtcactgtagctgtcgcgttgatttgatccagaagttgtgctcgagcgccggaacggaggcagcaagcgggcagaggtacgaccgcggaggcgggtgggttgagatcgacaacggtggtggttgaggtcggtcgcggcggcgagtggtgtggcagcggcctggtcacaggccagggtggaccagggtcgacgcgatgcgctcgagcgccgcaacaggggcagtgagcggggagaggtacggctgcggaggcgggtgggttgagatcggcaacgGTGgcagttgaggtcggccgcggcggcgagtggtgtggcggcggcctgggcacagaccAGGgcagcccagggtcgacgggaggaggcgatgcgtacgggtataattttttcagcgaatcgttttttccttttgcgttccagataaatgatggagcgcgggttgaataacaaaaattacaggggctttttgtAAAAAtgcctcggtgggttttccgacggaagcaatagcttcTTTATTGTTAGGTATAGATAGCAATGGGTATTTATACCCGGGCGGAAGTACACATGTTGCTTGAGAGTCAAGTAACTTGAAGTTACTTAAGGGCCAAGTTATTACATGGTTTCCTTAAGATTCAAGAAAGTGCATGGTTGCTTGAGGACTAAGTAACCTATCTAAGAATTAACTTAATCCTAATCAGCTTAATTAATAAGCAACTAATCTATtcttaacactcccccttgtacaacgcctcttcttgagtatatgcatcatcttcataaattctttgaatattcttgaaagtctcctccaaaaatcctgtgggaaaaatatgaggagaattgtGCAgacatgttgctaaaactcctttaaatccagtgggaaaaataataaggagaaaatgatgcaacatataatgattattgcctcttgattactcatatgagaaaaacctttgaagaaggagaaaactcattggtgagtttagagaacaattgatatgtcttgagtacttcttTTAAAAACCccaatagggaaaatagaaagtatgacatatgatctttgataagatattgcctcattaaaaaccattatgagaaacttttgaaagaaaaactcataagggaaaagagtgcatttgacatgccattgaaaactcctttaaaacccagtgggaaaaatataaggagaaaatgatatggcatatacaagcacttgtgtttatattgtcgttaaaaaccttttatgagaaaccattagggaaaaactcatcaaggaaaaaagagtacaatatatgcaatctgatgattgttaataggttatagtttgggagattactcc
This genomic stretch from Hordeum vulgare subsp. vulgare chromosome 6H, MorexV3_pseudomolecules_assembly, whole genome shotgun sequence harbors:
- the LOC123401578 gene encoding cytochrome P450 97B2, chloroplastic isoform X1; protein product: MAMSAAATAATLLPRSSTGTHRVASSYPSSSAAHGRSRLLPVRCQSPGVDKTTKPKRNLFDNASNLLTNLLAGGNLKNMPVAEGAVTDLFDRPLFYSLYDWFLEHGSVYKLAFGPKSFVVVSDPIVARYILRENAFCYDKGVLAEILEPIMGKGLIPADLDTWKQRRKVITPGFHALFIEAMVRVFTKCSERTILKLEALIEKGDHGDKSTIVNLEEEFSNLALDIIGLGVFNFDFDSVNKESPVIKAVYGTLFEAEHRSTFYIPYWNLPLTQWIVPRQRKFRSDLKIINDCLDDLIKNAKETRQEADVEKLQQRDYSSLKDASLLRFLVDMRGADVDDRQLRDDLMTMLIAGHETTAAVLTWSIFLLAQNPTKMRKAQAEIDSVLMDGAITAEKLKKLEYIRLIIVEALRLYPQPPLLIRRSLRPDKLPGGYNGAKEGYEIPAGTDIFLSIYNLHRSPYFWDRPNEFEPERFTVPKKDENIEGWAGFDPDRSPGAMYPNEIIADFAFLPFGGGPRKCVGDQFALLESTVALALLLQKFDVELRGSPDEVEMVTGATIHTKNGLWCRLRKRT
- the LOC123401578 gene encoding cytochrome P450 97B2, chloroplastic isoform X2, which encodes MPATFSPICSLAATSRICRLPKHGSVYKLAFGPKSFVVVSDPIVARYILRENAFCYDKGVLAEILEPIMGKGLIPADLDTWKQRRKVITPGFHALFIEAMVRVFTKCSERTILKLEALIEKGDHGDKSTIVNLEEEFSNLALDIIGLGVFNFDFDSVNKESPVIKAVYGTLFEAEHRSTFYIPYWNLPLTQWIVPRQRKFRSDLKIINDCLDDLIKNAKETRQEADVEKLQQRDYSSLKDASLLRFLVDMRGADVDDRQLRDDLMTMLIAGHETTAAVLTWSIFLLAQNPTKMRKAQAEIDSVLMDGAITAEKLKKLEYIRLIIVEALRLYPQPPLLIRRSLRPDKLPGGYNGAKEGYEIPAGTDIFLSIYNLHRSPYFWDRPNEFEPERFTVPKKDENIEGWAGFDPDRSPGAMYPNEIIADFAFLPFGGGPRKCVGDQFALLESTVALALLLQKFDVELRGSPDEVEMVTGATIHTKNGLWCRLRKRT